A single genomic interval of Solimonas sp. K1W22B-7 harbors:
- a CDS encoding propionyl-CoA synthetase, whose protein sequence is MSRYPTEYRRSLAEPEAFWAEQARKLHWHKRWDRVLDADKAPMYRWFTGGQFNTCYNALDRHVENGRAEQDALIYDSPVTGTVRCYTYRELRDAVARFAGALRAQGVRQGERVVIYMPMVPEAAIAMLACARIGAIHSVVFGGFAAPELAKRIDDAQPVLVVCASCGVEAGRIIEYKPLLDQALALAAHPPAHCLVLQRPQCLATLQAPRDLDWNQAVAAAEPADCVPVAATDPLYVLYTSGTTGKPKGVVRDHGGHAVAMRYSMEAVYDVQPGEVFWAASDVGWVVGHSYIVYAPLLQGCTTVLYEGKPVGTPDAGAFWRVIAQHRVSTFFTAPTAFRAIKKEDPKGALLQKYDISCLRALFLAGERSDPDTIQWAQQMLQVPVVDHWWQTELGWPAIANCLGLEPMPVKPGSATVPVPGFELCALDADGRRLGADEIGNLVLKLPLPPGTLLTMWNNEQGYRENYLDRYPGWYLTGDAGYVDADGYGWIMSRIDDIINVAGHRLSTGGMEEVLAGHPDVAECAVIGAADPLKGQLPVGLVVLKAGVDRPQDELIRELVERVRSQIGAVACFKQATVVTRLPKTRSGKVLRATMRAIADGKPYTAPATIDDPKCLEEIAVALKGLGYPAA, encoded by the coding sequence ATGAGCCGCTACCCAACCGAATACCGCCGCTCGCTGGCCGAGCCCGAAGCCTTCTGGGCCGAGCAGGCGCGCAAGCTGCACTGGCATAAGCGCTGGGACCGCGTACTCGACGCCGACAAGGCGCCGATGTACCGCTGGTTCACCGGCGGCCAGTTCAACACCTGCTACAACGCCCTGGACCGCCACGTCGAGAATGGTCGCGCCGAGCAGGATGCGCTGATCTACGACAGCCCGGTCACCGGCACGGTGCGCTGCTATACCTACCGCGAGCTGCGCGATGCCGTGGCCCGCTTCGCCGGCGCCCTGCGCGCGCAGGGCGTCAGGCAGGGCGAGCGCGTGGTGATCTACATGCCGATGGTGCCGGAAGCGGCCATTGCCATGCTGGCCTGCGCCCGCATCGGCGCGATCCACTCCGTGGTGTTCGGCGGCTTCGCCGCACCGGAGCTGGCCAAGCGCATCGACGACGCCCAGCCGGTGCTGGTGGTCTGCGCCAGCTGCGGTGTCGAAGCCGGGCGCATCATCGAGTACAAGCCGCTGCTGGACCAGGCCCTGGCACTGGCCGCGCACCCGCCGGCTCACTGCCTGGTCCTGCAGCGCCCGCAATGCCTGGCGACGCTGCAGGCCCCCCGCGACCTGGACTGGAACCAGGCCGTGGCCGCCGCCGAGCCGGCCGACTGCGTGCCGGTGGCTGCCACCGATCCGCTGTACGTGCTCTACACCTCCGGCACCACCGGCAAGCCCAAGGGCGTGGTGCGCGACCATGGCGGCCACGCCGTGGCGATGCGCTATTCCATGGAAGCGGTCTACGACGTGCAGCCCGGCGAAGTGTTCTGGGCCGCCTCGGACGTGGGCTGGGTGGTGGGCCACTCCTACATCGTCTATGCGCCGCTGCTGCAGGGCTGCACCACGGTCCTCTACGAGGGCAAGCCGGTGGGCACGCCGGATGCCGGCGCCTTCTGGCGCGTGATCGCCCAGCACCGCGTCAGCACCTTCTTCACCGCGCCCACGGCCTTCCGCGCGATCAAGAAGGAAGACCCCAAGGGCGCCCTGCTGCAGAAGTACGACATCTCCTGCCTGCGCGCCCTGTTCCTGGCCGGCGAGCGTTCCGACCCGGACACGATCCAGTGGGCGCAGCAGATGCTGCAGGTGCCGGTGGTGGATCACTGGTGGCAGACCGAGCTGGGCTGGCCGGCGATCGCCAACTGCCTGGGGCTGGAGCCGATGCCGGTGAAACCGGGCTCCGCCACCGTGCCGGTGCCGGGCTTCGAGCTCTGCGCGCTGGACGCCGACGGCAGGCGCCTGGGCGCCGACGAGATCGGCAACCTGGTGCTGAAGCTGCCGCTGCCGCCGGGCACGCTGCTGACGATGTGGAACAACGAGCAGGGTTATCGCGAGAACTACCTGGACCGGTATCCGGGCTGGTATCTGACCGGCGATGCCGGCTATGTCGATGCCGACGGCTACGGCTGGATCATGTCGCGCATCGACGACATCATCAATGTCGCCGGTCATCGCCTTTCCACGGGGGGCATGGAGGAAGTGCTGGCCGGCCACCCGGACGTGGCGGAGTGCGCCGTGATCGGTGCGGCCGATCCCCTGAAGGGGCAGCTGCCGGTGGGGCTGGTGGTGCTGAAGGCCGGCGTCGATCGGCCGCAGGACGAGCTGATCCGGGAGCTGGTGGAGCGTGTGCGCTCGCAGATCGGGGCGGTGGCCTGCTTCAAGCAGGCCACCGTGGTCACGCGCCTGCCCAAGACGCGCTCCGGCAAGGTGCTGCGCGCGACCATGCGCGCCATCGCCGACGGCAAGCCCTACACCGCGCCGGCGACGATCGATGATCCGAAGTGCCTGGAGGAGATTGCGGTGGCGTTGAAGGGGCTGGGGTATCCGGCGGCGTAG
- a CDS encoding acyl-CoA carboxylase subunit beta, translated as MKRIESKLNTASAEFQANAAHNRKLAGEFKEKQRAVRHDRPQRDIDRLRQQNKLLVRERLAQLLDPGTPFLEFSSLAANEAYDGEVPGAACVTGIGIVSGREVVINAGDASVKGGAWYPLTVKKTIRALDIAIENRLPVVHLCDSAGGFLPLQADLFADKYYAGRIFRNQCMLSKMGIQQVSVVLGHCTAGGAYVPGLSDYNVIVRGTGAIFLAGPPLVKAATGEDVSVDELGGADMHTSVSGTADYPASSEEEAIAIARDIVAQFKRPQKAHTEWQPPEAPHYDPSELYGVLPRDIKQGFDMREVIARLVDGSRFHEYQPNYGKTLICGYAHLWGYKIGILANNGVLFNDSALKGAHFIELCNQGRTPIVFLQNITGFMVGKEYERRGITKDGAKMIMAVSNCEVPKFTVMCHGSFGAGNYGMSGRAFDSRFLFSWPQSQISVMGAEQAANTLADVKIRQLARTGKKLSQEEIDAIRDPVLGEFKRKQSAYWSTSEIWDDGIIDPADTRNALGIALSAALNTPIGDPRYGVFRM; from the coding sequence GTGAAGAGAATCGAGAGCAAGCTGAACACGGCCTCCGCCGAGTTCCAGGCCAACGCCGCCCACAACCGCAAGCTGGCCGGCGAGTTCAAGGAAAAGCAGCGCGCGGTGCGGCACGACCGCCCGCAGCGCGACATCGACCGCCTGCGCCAGCAGAACAAGCTGCTGGTGCGCGAGCGCCTGGCGCAGCTGCTGGACCCGGGCACGCCCTTCCTGGAGTTCTCCTCGCTGGCGGCCAACGAGGCCTACGACGGCGAAGTGCCGGGTGCGGCCTGCGTCACCGGCATCGGCATCGTGTCCGGCCGTGAAGTGGTGATCAATGCCGGCGACGCCTCGGTCAAGGGTGGCGCCTGGTACCCGCTGACGGTGAAGAAGACCATCCGCGCGCTGGACATCGCGATCGAGAACCGCTTGCCGGTGGTGCATCTCTGCGACTCCGCCGGCGGCTTCCTGCCGCTGCAGGCCGACCTGTTCGCCGACAAGTATTATGCCGGCCGCATCTTCCGCAACCAGTGCATGCTGTCGAAGATGGGCATCCAGCAGGTGTCGGTGGTGCTGGGCCATTGCACGGCCGGCGGCGCCTATGTGCCGGGCCTGTCGGACTACAACGTGATCGTGCGCGGCACCGGCGCGATCTTCCTCGCCGGCCCGCCGCTGGTGAAGGCGGCCACCGGTGAGGACGTGAGCGTCGACGAGCTCGGCGGCGCCGACATGCACACCAGCGTCTCCGGCACCGCCGACTACCCGGCGTCCTCGGAAGAGGAAGCCATCGCCATCGCCCGCGACATCGTGGCGCAGTTCAAGCGGCCGCAGAAGGCACACACCGAGTGGCAGCCGCCCGAGGCACCGCACTACGATCCCTCCGAGCTGTATGGCGTGCTGCCGCGCGACATCAAGCAGGGCTTCGACATGCGCGAGGTGATCGCGCGCCTGGTGGACGGCTCGCGCTTCCACGAGTACCAGCCCAACTACGGCAAGACCCTGATCTGCGGCTATGCGCACCTCTGGGGCTACAAGATCGGCATCCTGGCCAACAACGGCGTGCTGTTCAACGACAGCGCGCTCAAGGGTGCCCACTTCATCGAACTGTGCAACCAGGGCCGCACGCCGATCGTGTTCCTGCAGAACATCACCGGCTTCATGGTGGGCAAGGAGTACGAGCGCCGCGGCATCACCAAGGACGGCGCCAAGATGATCATGGCCGTGTCCAACTGCGAAGTGCCCAAGTTCACCGTGATGTGCCATGGCTCCTTCGGCGCCGGCAACTACGGCATGAGCGGCCGCGCCTTCGACAGCCGCTTCCTGTTCAGCTGGCCGCAGTCGCAGATTTCGGTGATGGGCGCCGAGCAGGCCGCCAACACCCTGGCCGACGTCAAGATCCGCCAGCTTGCCCGTACCGGCAAGAAATTGTCCCAGGAGGAAATCGACGCCATCCGCGACCCGGTGCTGGGCGAGTTCAAGCGCAAGCAGAGCGCCTACTGGTCCACCTCGGAAATCTGGGACGACGGCATCATCGACCCGGCGGACACCCGCAATGCCCTGGGTATCGCCCTCTCGGCCGCCCTGAACACCCCCATCGGCGATCCCCGCTACGGCGTGTTCCGGATGTAA
- a CDS encoding acetyl-CoA carboxylase biotin carboxylase subunit gives MTTALPDVSKWPFQSVLVANRGEIAVRVLRTVQKLGLKGIVVYHAADRGTAAVKMADQAIEITGSTPVASYLDGAQIIAAAKASGAGAIHPGYGFLSENKGFCAAVEAAGLRFIGPTPEQIDLMGDKVRARNFVEKAGFPVAPSAIEDDDPKTFVERSRQVGAPLLIKPSAGGGGKGMRIVRDLSILEQEIERGRSEGQRYFGDGRLYCERYIENPRHIEVQVLGDGQGSVVHVFERECSVQRRFQKIVEETPSPALDAALRDKICETAAGIARSLDYRNAGTVEFIFGQGGEFYFLEMNTRLQVEHPVTEEITGIDLVLQQLRVAAGEKLGYGQADVKSSGHSIEFRIYAEDAARGYTPTTGPILVLHPPQGEGVRWDSGVLQGGEVTSAFDPMIAKLIIRAKDRTEAIARADKALRETVLLGCKTNTAFLRRLIQHPAFVAGDVHTGFLDANPQIAAEPELPSETLQALLGAAALSTRPMRDVADAVPDMHAAMGGWRN, from the coding sequence ATGACAACAGCCCTACCCGATGTCTCGAAGTGGCCCTTCCAGTCCGTGCTCGTCGCCAACCGCGGCGAGATCGCCGTGCGCGTGCTGCGCACCGTGCAGAAACTCGGCCTGAAGGGCATCGTCGTCTACCACGCCGCCGACCGCGGCACCGCCGCGGTGAAGATGGCCGACCAGGCCATCGAGATCACCGGCAGCACGCCGGTGGCCAGCTACCTGGACGGGGCACAGATCATCGCCGCGGCCAAGGCCAGCGGCGCCGGCGCGATCCATCCGGGCTACGGCTTTTTGTCCGAGAACAAGGGCTTCTGCGCCGCCGTGGAGGCCGCGGGCTTGCGCTTCATCGGCCCCACGCCGGAGCAGATCGACCTGATGGGCGACAAGGTGCGCGCGCGCAACTTCGTCGAGAAGGCCGGCTTCCCGGTCGCGCCCTCGGCGATCGAGGACGACGATCCCAAGACCTTCGTCGAGCGCTCGCGCCAGGTCGGCGCACCGCTGCTGATCAAGCCTTCCGCCGGCGGCGGCGGCAAGGGCATGCGCATCGTGCGCGACCTGTCGATCCTGGAACAGGAGATCGAGCGCGGACGTTCGGAAGGCCAGCGCTACTTCGGCGACGGCCGCCTGTACTGCGAGCGCTACATCGAGAACCCGCGCCACATCGAGGTGCAGGTGCTGGGCGACGGCCAGGGCAGCGTGGTGCACGTCTTCGAGCGCGAGTGCTCGGTGCAGCGCCGCTTCCAGAAGATCGTCGAGGAGACTCCCTCCCCGGCGCTGGACGCCGCGCTGCGCGACAAGATCTGCGAGACCGCGGCCGGCATCGCCCGCTCGCTCGACTATCGCAACGCCGGTACGGTGGAGTTCATCTTCGGCCAGGGCGGCGAGTTCTACTTCCTGGAGATGAACACGCGCCTGCAGGTGGAGCACCCGGTCACCGAGGAAATCACCGGCATCGACCTGGTGCTGCAGCAACTGCGCGTGGCCGCCGGCGAGAAGCTGGGCTACGGCCAGGCCGACGTGAAGTCCTCCGGCCACTCCATCGAGTTCCGTATCTACGCCGAGGACGCCGCGCGCGGCTACACGCCGACCACCGGCCCGATCCTGGTACTGCACCCGCCGCAGGGCGAAGGCGTACGCTGGGACAGCGGCGTGCTGCAGGGCGGCGAGGTCACCTCGGCCTTCGATCCGATGATCGCCAAGCTGATCATCCGCGCCAAGGACCGTACCGAGGCCATCGCGCGTGCCGACAAGGCCCTGCGCGAGACCGTGCTGCTGGGCTGCAAGACCAACACCGCCTTCCTGCGCCGACTGATCCAGCACCCGGCCTTCGTCGCCGGTGATGTGCACACCGGCTTCCTGGACGCCAACCCGCAGATCGCGGCGGAGCCGGAGCTGCCGTCGGAAACGCTGCAGGCCCTGCTGGGCGCCGCGGCGCTGAGCACGCGGCCGATGCGCGATGTCGCCGATGCCGTGCCGGACATGCATGCCGCCATGGGCGGCTGGAGAAACTAA
- a CDS encoding acetyl-CoA carboxylase biotin carboxyl carrier protein subunit, translating to MHHAFKLGDTEHNVEISRSADAYRLHLGDQEVAVDLKTGADGRAWLTLGERHVEVVIATRGDDVFVHLDGEAYQLRYQHPLDRLAAQAGGAAEDNIRAPMPGSIVAVQVKAGDAVTKGQTLLVMESMKMETTIAAPRDGTIAAITYEKGQTFDRDALLLSLEPNK from the coding sequence ATGCATCACGCCTTCAAGCTCGGCGACACCGAGCACAACGTTGAAATCTCCCGCAGTGCCGATGCCTATCGGCTGCACCTCGGCGACCAGGAAGTGGCGGTCGACCTGAAGACCGGCGCCGATGGCCGTGCCTGGCTGACGCTGGGTGAGCGCCACGTCGAGGTGGTCATCGCCACGCGCGGCGACGACGTCTTCGTGCACCTGGACGGTGAGGCCTACCAGTTGCGCTACCAGCACCCGCTGGACCGCCTCGCGGCGCAGGCCGGCGGCGCTGCCGAGGACAACATCCGCGCACCGATGCCGGGCAGCATCGTCGCGGTGCAGGTCAAGGCCGGCGATGCCGTGACCAAGGGCCAGACCCTGCTGGTGATGGAGAGCATGAAGATGGAAACCACGATCGCCGCGCCGCGTGACGGCACGATCGCCGCCATCACCTACGAGAAGGGCCAGACCTTCGACCGCGACGCGCTGCTGCTGAGCCTGGAGCCGAACAAGTGA
- a CDS encoding alpha/beta fold hydrolase translates to MRTTTLQGWQGLSLAADINDAGAGPTVILLHGGGQTRHAWSGAARQLAAQGYRTIAYDARGHGGSGWAEDGNYTTDALVADLKAIVAALPAPPALVGASMGGITALTAIGETDTPLASALVLVDVAPTIERRGVEAIRRFMTANPGGFASLEAAADAVAAYNPSRPRPKDPSGLKKNLRLGEDGRLYWHWDPRIIAGSQEEHVAYLQAYETRMSNAARGIRVPTLLVRGSQSDVVSPEGAKHLQQLIPQAEIADIAGAGHMVAGDRNDAFNDAVIGFLNRSLRG, encoded by the coding sequence ATGAGAACGACAACACTGCAGGGCTGGCAGGGGCTGTCCCTGGCCGCCGACATCAACGACGCCGGTGCAGGTCCCACGGTCATCCTGCTGCATGGCGGCGGCCAGACCCGCCATGCCTGGTCCGGCGCCGCCCGCCAGCTGGCGGCGCAGGGCTATCGCACGATCGCCTATGACGCGCGCGGCCATGGCGGCAGCGGCTGGGCGGAAGACGGCAACTACACCACCGATGCCCTGGTGGCCGACCTGAAGGCGATTGTCGCCGCCCTGCCCGCGCCGCCGGCCCTGGTAGGCGCCTCGATGGGCGGAATCACCGCGCTGACCGCGATCGGCGAAACCGACACGCCGCTGGCCAGCGCGCTGGTGCTGGTGGACGTGGCACCGACCATCGAGCGCCGCGGCGTCGAGGCGATCCGCCGCTTCATGACCGCCAATCCCGGCGGCTTCGCCAGCCTGGAGGCAGCCGCCGACGCGGTGGCCGCCTACAACCCCAGCCGGCCGCGCCCCAAGGATCCTTCGGGCCTGAAGAAGAACCTGCGCCTCGGCGAAGATGGCCGCCTCTACTGGCACTGGGACCCGCGCATCATCGCCGGCAGCCAGGAAGAGCATGTCGCCTACCTGCAGGCCTACGAGACCCGCATGAGCAATGCCGCCCGTGGCATCCGCGTACCGACCCTGCTGGTACGCGGCAGCCAGAGCGACGTGGTCAGCCCCGAGGGGGCGAAGCACCTGCAGCAGTTGATCCCGCAGGCCGAGATCGCCGACATCGCCGGTGCCGGTCACATGGTGGCGGGTGATCGCAACGACGCTTTCAATGACGCGGTGATCGGGTTTTTGAATCGCAGCCTGCGAGGCTGA
- a CDS encoding SMP-30/gluconolactonase/LRE family protein: protein MNRTFKSALLGLCFAAGAASAAEFGEVSVLAQVPVPNGFPEGIVVNGDRFYVGGPATLGTSLNNKPSRVFEFDLDSGALTRTFLTEGEKVFGSEHANSCLAFDGANRLYVLNNQIGTWRMDLQTEAKVSYSAPFPNLPNCALALGKKPCSPTPLNLPALPNDIVFDEAGNAYVSDSMQATIWRIPPGGGAPQVWFQDSRFASPYIGVNGLRLSPDRTKMFISVTVDMLGRGSIYTLPLVAQPQKDDLQVFHRYLAGGPDGFAFGQSGKLYVTLALPGSSGISILEPDGTESARLRNKLLSPFKPYDSPANVAFDGQGNLLVTNHAFATGILLPGQFQVLKVFVGDTESPLAKPLVP, encoded by the coding sequence ATGAACAGGACGTTCAAGTCGGCCCTGCTGGGCCTGTGCTTCGCGGCCGGGGCCGCCAGCGCCGCCGAATTCGGCGAAGTTTCCGTGCTGGCCCAGGTGCCGGTGCCCAACGGCTTTCCCGAGGGCATCGTCGTCAACGGCGACCGCTTCTATGTCGGCGGCCCGGCAACGCTGGGCACCTCGCTCAACAACAAGCCCTCGCGCGTCTTCGAGTTCGACCTGGACAGCGGCGCGCTGACGCGTACCTTCCTCACCGAGGGCGAGAAGGTGTTCGGCTCCGAGCACGCCAACTCCTGCCTGGCCTTCGACGGCGCCAACCGCCTCTACGTGCTGAACAACCAGATCGGCACCTGGCGCATGGACCTGCAGACCGAAGCCAAGGTGAGCTACTCGGCGCCCTTCCCCAACCTGCCGAACTGCGCGCTGGCCCTGGGCAAGAAGCCCTGCTCGCCGACGCCGCTGAACCTGCCGGCCCTGCCCAACGACATCGTCTTCGACGAGGCTGGCAACGCCTACGTCTCCGACTCGATGCAGGCGACGATCTGGCGCATCCCGCCGGGCGGCGGCGCGCCGCAGGTCTGGTTCCAGGACAGCCGCTTCGCCTCGCCCTACATCGGCGTCAACGGCCTGCGCCTGTCGCCCGACCGCACGAAGATGTTCATCAGCGTGACCGTGGACATGCTCGGCCGCGGCTCGATCTACACCCTGCCGCTGGTGGCGCAGCCGCAGAAGGACGACCTGCAGGTGTTCCACCGCTACCTCGCCGGCGGCCCCGACGGCTTCGCCTTCGGCCAGTCCGGCAAGCTCTACGTGACCCTGGCACTGCCCGGCTCCTCGGGCATTTCGATCCTGGAGCCGGACGGCACGGAGTCGGCGCGCCTGCGCAACAAGCTGCTGAGCCCCTTCAAGCCCTACGACTCGCCGGCCAACGTCGCCTTCGACGGCCAGGGCAACCTGCTGGTGACCAACCACGCCTTCGCCACCGGCATCCTGCTGCCGGGGCAGTTCCAGGTGCTGAAGGTGTTCGTGGGCGATACCGAATCGCCGCTGGCCAAGCCACTGGTGCCCTAG
- a CDS encoding alpha/beta hydrolase fold domain-containing protein: protein MNAPNSAMPASRQPLLPAPVESCVVYRPVPISTRSRIIVWLLKIVLRPWLARMIRGSDEKVAKIQLQVSHMRCPNNHGLTQEYTIVGRVPGHVFGDIADTSKPIILWLHGGAFILPAAPHAHLEMVASLASKIGGVGFLPDYRLAPRNRFPAALDDCERAYGALLELGYPASRIVVGGDSAGGHLLLGLLQRIRKNGWPMPACAIPVSPATEMGRIHSPPSRTWKRHSDPILPIAALQRVDEMFAGDWDASDPELSPLYADCTGFPPMLMLATNNEVLTDDTVLMARRAKAAGVDVKCEIWPLLPHAFPLFASLFPEVKLVRKEMLEYIKAKLDLA, encoded by the coding sequence ATGAACGCCCCGAACTCCGCCATGCCCGCCTCCCGCCAGCCCCTGCTGCCGGCCCCCGTCGAAAGCTGCGTCGTCTACCGCCCGGTGCCGATCAGCACGCGCAGCCGCATCATCGTCTGGCTGCTGAAGATCGTCCTGCGCCCCTGGCTGGCGCGGATGATCCGCGGCTCCGACGAAAAGGTCGCCAAGATCCAGCTGCAGGTCTCGCACATGCGCTGCCCCAACAACCACGGGCTGACGCAGGAGTACACCATCGTCGGCCGGGTGCCGGGGCATGTGTTCGGCGACATCGCGGACACCAGCAAGCCGATCATCCTGTGGCTGCATGGTGGCGCCTTCATCCTGCCGGCCGCGCCGCATGCGCACCTGGAGATGGTGGCGAGCCTGGCGTCCAAGATCGGCGGCGTGGGTTTCCTGCCGGACTACCGCCTGGCGCCACGCAACCGCTTCCCGGCGGCGCTGGACGACTGCGAGCGCGCTTATGGCGCGCTGCTGGAGCTGGGCTATCCGGCTTCGCGCATCGTCGTGGGTGGCGACTCGGCCGGCGGCCATCTGCTGCTGGGCCTGCTGCAGCGCATCCGCAAGAACGGCTGGCCGATGCCGGCCTGCGCCATCCCGGTCTCCCCGGCCACCGAAATGGGCCGCATCCACTCGCCGCCGTCGCGCACCTGGAAGCGCCACAGCGACCCGATCCTGCCGATCGCCGCGCTGCAGCGCGTGGACGAAATGTTTGCCGGCGACTGGGACGCCTCCGATCCGGAGCTGTCGCCGCTGTATGCCGACTGCACCGGCTTCCCGCCGATGCTGATGCTGGCCACCAACAACGAAGTGCTGACCGACGACACGGTCCTGATGGCGCGCCGTGCCAAGGCTGCCGGCGTCGATGTGAAGTGCGAGATCTGGCCACTGCTGCCGCATGCCTTCCCGCTGTTCGCCTCGCTGTTCCCCGAGGTGAAGCTGGTGCGCAAGGAAATGCTGGAGTACATCAAGGCGAAGCTGGACCTTGCCTAG